One region of Asterias rubens chromosome 5, eAstRub1.3, whole genome shotgun sequence genomic DNA includes:
- the LOC117290372 gene encoding putative nuclease HARBI1 has translation MLKVFFFSQRSNAIPAHMQVLTALRFYATSSFYTVHGDLHTVSVPSVCRIVHGVTRAFCRLANVVIRFPANLQEEMQKKREFFALANFPDVIGAVDCSHIRLYGAPLGDNEHLFVNRKGFHSINAQVICDAKFNIINVVARWPGSMHDSAIFHGSRISDRFENGRFHGVLIGDTGYALRPWLMTPVQDPATNAERRYNRSHRRTRVVIEQTFGQLKRRFPCLSLGMRVSPERACFIIKACCVLFNISKSLREPEFDGDLDEDADDNYEDEGIQYNGPLHDGTVKRNELINRYF, from the exons atgctgaaagtgtttttcttttcacagcGTAGCAATGCAATTCCAGCTCACATGCAGGTACTGACAgcattaaggttttatgccacaAGTTCATTTTACACTGTGCATGGAGACCTTCATACCGTCAGTGTACCATCAGTGTGCAGGATAGTACATGGAGTAACACGGGCATTTTGCAGACTGGCAAACGTAGTCATCAGGTTTCCTGCAAACTTGCAAGaggaaatgcaaaaaaaaagagaattttTTGCACTGGCCAACTTCCCTGATGTGATTGGAGCAGTTGACTGCAGCCACATTCGCCTCTATGGAGCACCATTAGGTGATAATGAACATCTGTTTGTCAACAGAAAAGGGTTCCACAGCATAAACGCCCAAGTGATCTGTGATGCGAAGTTTAACATCATAAATGTGGTTGCCAGATGGCCGGGGAGTATGCATGACAGTGCTATTTTTCATGGAAGCCGTATCAGTGACAGATTTGAAAATGGGAG ATTCCATGGAGTTCTCATTGGCGACACAGGGTATGCCCTTCGTCCATGGCTGATGACCCCTGTACAAGATCCAGCAACAAATGCTGAAAGAAGATACAATAG GAGTCATAGACGAACACGGGTTGTCATTGAGCAAACCTTTGGACAGCTCAAGAGAAGATTTCCTTGCCTTTCCCTTGGAATGAGGGTATCCCCAGAAAGGGCATGCTTCATCATAAAAGCTTGTTGTGTACTCTTTAACATCTCCAAGAGTCTCAGGGAGCCTGAATTTGATGGTGATCTTGATGAAGATGCAGACGACAACTATGAAGATGAAGGCATTCAGTACAACGGCCCTTTGCATGATGGCACAGTCAAGAGGAACGAACTAATCAATCGCTATTTCTAA
- the LOC117290038 gene encoding neuromedin-U receptor 2-like, which yields MGSDVSTAEDCNLNNTGNLSTAEVAQFLLFSPFEKVTRVSVLPMILAIGLIGNAAFLFTIAQVRSMRTATNFYLSNLAVSDSVFLSIAIVSKLREFSIYGVPNSAPLLGMLGCVLGEVTKYLFSFAGMIFITFISLERYIAVCHPLRHRLINGSGRSVKLITLCWLVALLLALFVVPANLKFIQFCLSWPEDEPELYSEYPTIIGRCAGLGEWAYQLFHLTQTIPFFVAFFGNAFFYTRILLKLHQRDTDEDRKRVIRTRNQVATMLVANGTVFFFTTTPFEVTSFLLFVEGFLDSEIIPQNIRPFLFEVNRILLYINSAINPIVYTVTNARYRRAFRKAFMLNKCSSRRLRNTTLSSVTPAQNAYQLNGVDPSIPIPASEANRSGGPFLNHGFDFNEHTGTKENENAAGVFHVPHQTE from the coding sequence aTGGGATCGGACGTGAGTACTGCTGAAGACTGCAATTTGAACAACACCGGTAATTTGTCAACAGCCGAGGTTGcccaatttttgttatttagcCCATTTGAGAAGGTCACACGAGTGTCCGTCCTTCCAATGATTCTTGCGATTGGACTGATTGGGAATGCTGCCTTTCTCTTCACCATCGCCCAAGTCCGGAGCATGAGAACGGCAACCAACTTTTATCTGTCGAATCTTGCTGTGTCAGACTCAGTGTTTCTGTCCATCGCTATCGTATCAAAGCTGCGAGAGTTTTCCATCTACGGGGTACCGAACAGCGCGCCGCTACTCGGTATGCTGGGCTGCGTGCTCGGAGAGGTCACAAAGTACTTGTTCAGCTTCGCCGGTATGATTTTCATAACTTTTATATCTTTGGAGCGTTACATCGCCGTGTGTCATCCACTTCGACACCGACTCATCAACGGTTCAGGCCGGTCTGTAAAGCTCATCACACTCTGCTGGTTGGTAGCTCTACTACTCGCTTTGTTTGTGGTACCTGCTAATCTCAAGTTCATACAGTTTTGCCTCTCATGGCCTGAAGATGAACCCGAACTGTACTCTGAGTATCCAACCATTATTGGAAGATGTGCTGGATTAGGAGAGTGGGCTTACCAACTCTTCCATCTGACGCAGACCATACCCTTCTTCGTTGCTTTCTTTGGTAACGCCTTCTTCTACACCCGGATCCTACTCAAACTTCATCAGCGAGACACCGATGAGGACCGTAAGAGGGTGATCCGTACCCGGAACCAAGTAGCCACCATGTTGGTCGCCAACGGAACAGTCTTCTTCTTTACCACAACCCCATTCGAAGTGACTTCATTCCTCCTCTTCGTGGAAGGATTCCTAGACTCCGAAATCATCCCACAAAACATCAGACCATTCTTATTTGAAGTGAACCGTATCTTGTTGTACATCAACTCTGCTATCAACCCCATCGTGTACACCGTCACCAATGCTAGGTATAGACGCGCGTTTAGGAAGGCATTCATGCTGAACAAGTGCAGTAGCAGACGACTCAGGAATACAACGTTATCAAGTGTTACCCCTGCTCAAAACGCATACCAACTCAATGGTGTTGACCCGTCGATACCAATTCCGGCTTCCGAAGCTAATCGTTCAGGTGGACCGTTTCTGAATCACGGCTTTGACTTCAACGAACACACGGGAACTAAAGAGAACGAAAATGCGGCTGGCGTGTTTCACGTACCTCATCAAACTGAGTGA
- the LOC117290371 gene encoding mitogen-activated protein kinase 7-like has product MQQAAAKNAMAFKSKCLDVNFDLENSEYRAIQNIGTGAYGVVCSAAHKKNSEKVAIKKIPNAFEELTTAKRTYRELKIMRHFRHENVIGIREILMPREPLNDFKDVYVVLDLMESDLHQIIHSQQSVSMEHIRYFLYQILRGLKYIHSANVVHRDLKPSNLLVNENCELKIGDFGMARGLSGNVDSKRKMFMTVYVATRWYRAPELLFSNDDYSYAIDMWSVGCIFAEMLGRRQIFPGRNPMHQLTLIIEVLGMPPDKLLRSSNSDQIFNFFHRNFGGRRCVNLREKYPKVDDNGLDLLSKMLVFNPEDRISVTDALAHPFLSKYHDPEDEPNCYPVFDFSFEQDDLNAQQMRQNVGKMILKYQRTKLFAGKKFPSSAPILKPSTAVTVTSAARQETKGATAQTVAASIDPAKNLPTANREESIPNSETKSSTEDVVFKVPSRPVDEKKVVASESNSDKDSLSSVETLTVVAMPSLSVTEDVDMKSARSSAQNNAIAKTQELSGDASTLEHLTAPSIPRSSGDVEMKSAHGEAKQPLTESSITPSSTSSSESLDIDMKSARGQQEETGSVADSSRIAAPVEEAVGKSVEQALVYENAGQKTISDDTKKLIKAALLNSALKNKMRKDSEGEKGGGKMPITALARQREREQKRRQKLRRSQERQKKGKGKGKKNAQNDDEAKSVLLTEEDRSMLERWNKMQGKNKEQESNVDVMNAPQSIAEPSVIVTEPGKDSNTHVDSINAVTSVGVFQSAQLPQEPLSSESKEQDAAQSEMVSKGEIQSQREMDTNSLLSQPQNTHLVSSYSGTFPSSSFSLPTSSQGQRHQQTSYKMQSLAGSGNFTVGGTTPFFSQSLACNPTQVPYTGSEGNNSNNVNTRDQPHSSAVEALSSKASMSTSSLTTQYLSGCPPAMTSPSADSQASKMDNSFQQYRSRHYSDRETPSPPHNIQQSPPAYEDAMKSKYTTSYTSPTGLQTSYPYKHNTHYLSNNRQTLMTQALPLNPRTTASPPELAHVIHQLSKSAMEDSLPPILQVTPKGNGTGYGLSLDIEDWFEENSLGSPRGASKLDSGPLSASLLSDWLEVRDMNVDDMMAVQQELGLTSPFNLSDIPGLADSPKNKDRV; this is encoded by the exons ATGCAGCAAGCAGCAGCAAAGAATGCCATGGcattcaaatcaaaatgtttggatgtgaactttgaccttgAGAACTCGGAATACAGAGCCATCCAGAACATTGGAACAG GTGCATATGGAGTTGTTTGTTCAGCCGCACACAAGAAAAACTCTGAGAAGGTAGCCATTAAGAAAATACCAAATGCCTTTGAGGAACTCACAACAGCCAAGAGAACCTACCGGGAACTGAAGATTATGCGGCACTTCCGTCATGAGAACGTTATCGGAATCCGAGAGATTCTAATGCCAAGAGAACCATTGAATGATTTCAAGGATGTGTACGTGGTTCTTGATTTGATGGAAAGCGATCTTCATCAGATTATCCACTCTCAGCAGTCAGTCAGCATGGAGCATATTCGCTATTTCCTCTACCAGATCCTCAGAGGGCTGAAGTATATCCACTCTGCCAATGTCGTCCACCGTGATCTAAAACCCAGTAACCTCTTAGTGAACGAGAACTGTGAATTGAAGATTGGAGATTTCGGAATGGCTAGGGGGCTGTCAGGTAATGTTGACTCCAAACGTAAGATGTTTATGACTGTATACGTTGCCACACGTTGGTATCGTGCGCCAGAGTTACTGTTTTCAAACGATGACTACTCGTATGCAATAGATATGTGGTCAGTAGGTTGCATCTTTGCTGAGATGCTTGGACGTCGACAGATCTTTCCAGGAAGAAATCCCATGCATCAGTTGACTCTCATCATCGAGGTGCTCGGTATGCCACCAGACAAACTGCTCCGATCGTCAAACAGTGATCAGATCTTTAATTTCTTTCATCGGAATTTCGGTGGTAGAAGATGTGTCAATCTGAGAGAGAAATACCCAAAGGTTGATGATAATGGGTTGGACTTGTTATCTAAGATGTTAGTCTTCAACCCAGAGGACCGAATCTCAGTCACTGACGCCCTCGCTCATCCTTTTCTTTCCAAATATCACGATCCGGAGGATGAGCCGAATTGTTATcctgtgtttgatttttcttttgagCAAGATGATCTGAATGCCCAGCAGATGAGGCAGAATGTTGGCAAGATGATCTTGAAGTACCAGAGAACCAAGCTCTTTGCCGGAAAGAAATTTCCCAGCTCTGCTCCTATCTTGAAACCATCAACTGCAGTTACGGTCACTTCTGCAGCTAGACAGGAAACCAAAGGAGCTACTGCACAAACAGTCGCTGCATCGATTGATCCTGCCAAAAACTTGCCAACTGCCAATCGTGAAGAGAGCATTCCAAACTCAGAAACCAAAAGTTCAACTGAAGACGTTGTCTTTAAAGTTCCGTCCCGCCCTGTTGATGAAAAGAAGGTCGTAGCCTCTGAATCAAATTCAGACAAAGATTCTCTTTCGTCAGTGGAGACTTTAACTGTCGTGGCAATGCCTTCCTTGTCAGTCACAGAAGATGTCGACATGAAAAGTGCAAGAAGCTCAgcacaaaacaatgcaattgcTAAAACACAAGAACTTTCAGGAGATGCGTCAACGCTTGAGCATCTGACTGCTCCTTCCATCCCAAGAAGTTCAGGAGATGTTGAGATGAAAAGTGCCCACGGTGAGGCGAAACAACCCCTAACTGAGTCTAGTATCACACCTTCCAGTACCAGCTCATCAGAGTCTCTGGACATTGATATGAAGAGTGCAAGAGGTCAGCAAGAAGAGACTGGTTCTGTTGCGGATTCTTCACGTATAGCTGCACCCGTTGAAGAAGCTGTCGGCAAATCTGTAGAGCAGGCTCTGGTTTATGAAAACGCAGGACAGAAAACAATTTCAGATGACACTAAGAAACTCATCAAAGCTGCCCTGCTTAACTCTGCTTTGAAGAACAAAATGAGAAAAG ATTCCGAGGGCGAAAAAGGTGGAGGTAAGATGCCAATAACTGCCCTAGCACGCCAACGAGAACGTGAACAGAAAAGACGCCAGAAGCTCCGTCGATCTCAGGAGCGTCAGAAGAAAGGGAAGGGAAAGGGTAAGAAGAACGCACAAAACGATGATGAAGCCAAGTCTGTCTTGCTTACCGAAGAAGACAGGAGTATGCTTGAGAGATGGAACAAGATGCAGGGTAAAAACAAGGAGCAAGAGTCCAACGTAGATGTCATGAATGCTCCACAGAGTATCGCAGAACCTTCAGTGATTGTGACCGAACCAGGGAAGGATTCCAACACTCATGTTGACTCCATTAATGCCGTGACTTCCGTAGGGGTTTTCCAGAGTGCCCAACTTCCACAGGAGCCCCTCTCAAGCGAAAGTAAGGAACAAGATGCAGCCCAAAGTGAGATGGTCTCAAAGGGAGAAATCCAGTCTCAAAGAGAAATGGATACAAATAGCTTACTGTCCCAACCACAGAACACTCACTTAGTGTCCAGTTACAGCGGTACATTCCCATCATCGTCATTTTCTCTCCCTACGTCATCGCAAGGGCAACGCCATCAGCAGACGTCTTACAAGATGCAGTCTTTGGCTGGATCGGGGAACTTCACCGTTGGAGGTACAACACCTTTTTTCAGCCAATCTCTCGCTTGTAACCCTACCCAGGTTCCCTACACCGGGAGCGAAGGGAATAACTCTAACAATGTGAACACAAGAGATCAACCACACTCATCAGCTGTTGAAGCGCTGTCGAGTAAAGCCTCCATGTCCACCAGTAGTTTAACTACTCAATACCTTAGTGGGTGTCCACCAGCAATGACGTCACCCTCTGCAGACTCCCAGGCCAGTAAGATGGACAATAGCTTCCAGCAGTATCGATCACGCCACTACTCAGATCGGGAGACTCCATCACCACCTCACAACATTCAGCAGTCTCCACCAGCTTATGAAGATGCCATGAAATCAAAGTATACAACAAGTTATACGAGCCCAACAG GATTGCAAACAAGCTATCCTTACAAGCACAACACCCACTACTTGAGCAACAACCGGCAGACTCTAATGACTCAAGCTCTCCCACTAAACCCTCGTACCACCGCCTCCCCTCCAGAGCTAGCTCATGTTATCCACCAGCTATCTAAGTCAGCTATGGAAGACAGTCTACCACCAATCCTTCAAGTTACGCCTAAGGGGAATGGAACAGGGTACGGACTCAGCCTGGATATTGAAGATTGGTTTGAAGAAAATTCTTTAGGTTCTCCAAGAGGAGCAAG TAAGTTGGATTCTGGGCCACTGTCTGCATCGCTGCTCTCTGATTGGTTAGAAGTCCGTGACATGAACGTGGATGACATGATGGCCGTACAGCAGGAGTTGGGTTTAACCTCACCCTTTAACCTCTCCGATATTCCTGGACTTGCTGATTCGCCCAAGAACAAGGATAGGGTTTAA